AAGATCATCAAATCTCCTGCATCCTCCCGACTTGCGGCCATACCACGCGTTTTCTTGCGACCTATCCGGACAGGTTCGAGACACCGTGCTTTCCTGTTCCTGCCGGGGAGGCATTCGATTTGCTGAACAACAAGCTGACCTTTCATCGGCTCTGCCGCGACCTCGAACTGCCCGTGCCGGGCACGAAACTCTTCGAGACCTGGTCCGAGCTGCGCGCCGCCGCCGCGACGGGAGAACTGAGCTACCCCTTCATCGTCAAGCCGACGAACCTCGATGGCGGATGGGGGGTACGCAGGATCAACGGGCCGGAGGATCTGCGCGGGCGGATCGCCTACAGCCCGATCCTTGTACAGGACTTCATCCCCGGCCGGGATCTCTGCGTCTTCTATCTGTGCGAGCGCGGAAAGATCACGGGCCAGGTGGCCTACACCTTTGCGCGCCATGGTATTCGTTTCGTTCGACGTCCCAATGTCGATGCTTTCAGCCGGGTCGTCGCGGCGCATCTTCGGCTCGATGGGGTGATCGGGTTCGACCTGCGCGAACGAACGGATGGCCAGGTCTTTTTCATCGAGAGCAATCCGCGCTTCTGGTTCCGGATGGACGTCATGGCGCTCGCGGGCCTGGATTTCGTCCGGGCGGCCTTGACGAAGGAGCCCCTGGGCAAGGGGCTGGCGGACGGGCTGGAGTTGAGGAATCGCGGCCGCCTCTTCAAGGCGGCCGTGCTGCCCTGGCGGCTCAACTGGTTGGAGCGGCGCGTCATTCTTGAACTCGCCCGCGATCCGTTGCTGCCGCTCCTCGAAATGCTGGGCAGAACGAAACCCGCCGGTCCGCCTCTGCCGCGGGATCAGACCATTGTGACGATCCCGGCGAACGTCACGCCGTACTGACCGGACGTCGCTGCCAGCGTGTTGCCGTCGGTTTCCTGATCTCGGCGGGGGCGCTGGCGTGCAGGTGCTCGGCCCGCCGATGGAGCGAGGCGCCCGGCCAGAGGAGTCGATGAAGGACGGCGTCACGTTTTCGAAGAGCCCGCCGGCACCGAGGCCCTGCATAACCCGATCCGCGACTGCGACGCGTCGCGCCTTCGTGCATGGCGGGGCTCTCCTCGTCCGCGCTACAACGGCACATCGCCTCGGCCCTATGACACCGGGCGGTCACGCGGAGGGAAGGGGACCTGCCGGTCCTGTGCGGGATGATGCGGATGCTCGGGCGCGACTTCGATAGCGACGACGCCGAGGGGCTGCGAGGCTGTGCAGTCTCGCCGGCCGTGGCGATGATGCCTGAGCGCGGCGGGAGGTTGACCGGCATCGCAGCGAGACAGGCACGCAGGGCGGCCCATCGCAAACGGGAGCGGTGCCGGCCGGCGTTTTCGGTCTAGGCTGACGCCGTGGCGGCCTTGCGGGGGCAGGGCGGCCGGCCGACAGCCTGGGGGAGTGCTCGCGATGGAACTGCGCTGCGTCGATTGCGCGACGGCCTACCCGCCGGTGCTGCTCTATCGCTGCAAGGCCTGCGGCGGCATCCTGGAGACGGTCGGCGACGATGACACGCCGCGTGTCTCCCTCGGCGAGAGCGTCACCCCGCTGCTGCGCGCCCGCCGGATCGAGGCGGCGCTGCCCGGCTTCTCGGGCGAGATCTGGCTGAAGGACGAGACCCGCAACC
This genomic interval from Bosea sp. 29B contains the following:
- a CDS encoding ATP-grasp domain-containing protein; this encodes MLNNKLTFHRLCRDLELPVPGTKLFETWSELRAAAATGELSYPFIVKPTNLDGGWGVRRINGPEDLRGRIAYSPILVQDFIPGRDLCVFYLCERGKITGQVAYTFARHGIRFVRRPNVDAFSRVVAAHLRLDGVIGFDLRERTDGQVFFIESNPRFWFRMDVMALAGLDFVRAALTKEPLGKGLADGLELRNRGRLFKAAVLPWRLNWLERRVILELARDPLLPLLEMLGRTKPAGPPLPRDQTIVTIPANVTPY